Proteins from one Symbiobacterium terraclitae genomic window:
- a CDS encoding phosphate ABC transporter substrate-binding protein, with the protein MSVHLPSRAIRTWRGARPSLTLVLLAALLAACTRSAGLVVAGSTSLLPLVEVLARAYEAAGGPRVSLQGGGSTAGLVAVRSKVAEVAMVSRDLTPEEEREGFQAHVIAYDVLAIVVHPSNPVDGLTREQLRRLMAGQITDWAEVGGLPGPVHLVNREWGSGSRDAIERLVGPTRHDTAVLNANGFIRLVVRQAPSAVGYLSLSVARAGGVKLLRVDGRLPGEPGYPLVRPLTLVTLGPPDREAQAFLDFVLGPTGQRLVAEQGMLPAR; encoded by the coding sequence ATGAGCGTCCACCTGCCATCGCGCGCGATCCGTACCTGGCGGGGAGCCCGCCCTTCGCTCACCCTCGTGCTCCTCGCCGCGCTGCTCGCCGCCTGCACCCGCAGCGCCGGCCTGGTCGTGGCGGGCTCCACGTCCCTCCTGCCACTGGTCGAGGTGCTGGCCAGGGCGTACGAGGCCGCCGGAGGGCCGCGCGTCTCCCTTCAGGGCGGGGGCTCCACGGCCGGACTGGTGGCGGTGCGCAGCAAGGTGGCGGAAGTGGCGATGGTCTCCCGCGACCTGACGCCGGAGGAGGAGAGGGAGGGATTCCAGGCTCACGTCATCGCCTACGACGTGCTCGCCATCGTCGTACACCCCTCCAACCCCGTGGATGGGCTCACTCGGGAACAGCTCAGGCGCCTGATGGCGGGGCAGATCACGGACTGGGCAGAGGTGGGCGGCCTCCCGGGGCCGGTGCACCTGGTCAACCGCGAGTGGGGGTCGGGCTCGCGCGACGCCATCGAGAGGCTGGTCGGTCCCACCCGGCACGACACGGCGGTGCTCAACGCCAACGGCTTCATCCGCCTGGTGGTGCGGCAGGCCCCGTCTGCCGTGGGCTACCTGAGCCTCTCCGTCGCCCGGGCTGGCGGGGTCAAGCTCCTGCGGGTCGACGGGCGCCTGCCCGGGGAGCCCGGCTACCCGCTGGTCCGGCCTCTCACGCTGGTGACGCTCGGCCCGCCGGATCGGGAGGCGCAGGCCTTCCTCGACTTCGTTCTCGGCCCGACGGGGCAGCGGTTGGTGGCCGAGCAGGGGATGCTCCCCGCGCGCTAG
- the pstC gene encoding phosphate ABC transporter permease subunit PstC: MDVRDRVARAALACVAAICASGIFLIALAVVVGGWPALPDLIGTVWNPAGGRFGALPLLVGSLLGSLGASAGAVPLGIGIGLFLAEVAPPRLADLMRQLLRAMAAVPSVVFGFVALDLAVPWIRSRFGGLGLSLLAAWIVLTAMVLPTVATVAEDALRAVDPALREGAYALGASPGQVARRLLLPAARSGLAAAAVLALGRALGETTAVLMVMGNQAAVPRSPVDPARTLTGAIALEMAYATGRHRQALFACGALLLALNLAVMRLAHRAARGGGAR, encoded by the coding sequence ATGGACGTGCGGGACCGCGTCGCGCGCGCCGCGCTGGCCTGCGTGGCCGCGATCTGCGCCTCGGGGATCTTCCTGATCGCCCTGGCGGTGGTCGTGGGGGGGTGGCCGGCACTGCCGGACCTGATCGGCACGGTGTGGAACCCCGCAGGGGGGCGCTTCGGCGCGCTGCCGCTGCTGGTGGGATCGCTGCTGGGCTCGCTGGGTGCGTCGGCCGGCGCGGTGCCCCTGGGCATCGGCATCGGCCTCTTCCTGGCCGAGGTGGCGCCCCCCCGGCTGGCGGACCTGATGAGGCAGCTGCTGCGGGCGATGGCGGCCGTGCCCAGCGTGGTCTTCGGGTTCGTGGCGCTCGACCTGGCGGTTCCCTGGATCCGCTCCCGGTTCGGCGGCCTCGGCCTGAGCCTGCTGGCCGCCTGGATCGTGCTGACGGCGATGGTGCTGCCGACCGTCGCGACCGTGGCGGAGGACGCCCTGCGGGCGGTGGATCCCGCCCTCCGGGAGGGAGCCTACGCGCTGGGGGCCAGCCCCGGGCAGGTCGCCCGGCGGCTCCTGCTCCCGGCAGCCCGCAGCGGGCTCGCTGCGGCCGCCGTCCTCGCCCTGGGCCGGGCGCTGGGGGAGACGACGGCGGTGCTGATGGTGATGGGGAACCAGGCGGCGGTCCCCCGCTCGCCGGTGGATCCCGCCCGCACGCTGACGGGCGCGATCGCACTGGAGATGGCCTACGCCACGGGGCGCCACCGGCAGGCGCTCTTCGCCTGCGGGGCCCTGCTCCTCGCGCTCAACCTGGCCGTGATGCGCCTCGCCCACAGGGCGGCGAGAGGGGGGGGCGCCCGATGA
- the pstA gene encoding phosphate ABC transporter permease PstA: MRALLSALALLVSGVMIGLVGSLTVKGAGSLTPGWAASILPAAVATVWLAAGALGLALPLGVGTALYLVEYARPGPLVRAVRSLTETLAGVPSILFGLFGFALFVVRLGWGPSLLSASATLALMLLPTVVRTSEEALAAVPQALREGAAALGASRWDAIRRVVLPQAAPGIATGALLALGRAVGETAAVLLTAGVGMTLPRSPLDSSRPLAVHLFLLAGEGSADGRAHATALALVVGTLLFNALADLVLRRRRAS; encoded by the coding sequence ATGAGGGCGCTGCTCTCCGCCCTGGCGCTGCTGGTCTCCGGCGTGATGATCGGCCTCGTCGGGTCTCTCACGGTGAAGGGCGCCGGCAGCCTGACGCCGGGGTGGGCAGCGAGCATCCTGCCGGCCGCAGTCGCCACGGTCTGGCTCGCGGCCGGGGCGCTGGGCCTGGCCCTGCCGCTGGGCGTCGGGACCGCCCTCTACCTGGTGGAGTACGCCCGCCCCGGCCCCCTGGTCCGGGCGGTGCGGAGCCTCACCGAGACGCTGGCCGGCGTGCCCTCGATCCTCTTCGGCCTGTTCGGCTTTGCCCTGTTCGTGGTGCGCCTCGGCTGGGGGCCTTCGCTGCTGTCGGCCAGCGCCACGCTCGCGCTGATGCTGCTGCCCACGGTGGTCCGAACCAGCGAGGAGGCCCTGGCCGCCGTGCCGCAGGCCCTGCGGGAGGGGGCCGCGGCGCTGGGCGCCTCCCGGTGGGATGCCATCCGGCGGGTGGTGCTGCCGCAGGCCGCGCCGGGCATCGCCACCGGTGCGCTGCTGGCGCTGGGCCGCGCGGTGGGTGAGACCGCCGCCGTGCTGCTGACCGCGGGGGTCGGCATGACGCTGCCGCGCTCGCCCCTGGACAGCAGCCGGCCGCTGGCGGTGCACCTGTTCCTGCTGGCCGGCGAGGGGTCAGCCGACGGCCGGGCGCACGCGACGGCGCTGGCGCTGGTCGTGGGCACGTTGCTGTTCAACGCGCTGGCCGACCTGGTTCTGCGGAGGAGGCGCGCTTCATGA